Proteins encoded together in one bacterium window:
- the mutL gene encoding DNA mismatch repair endonuclease MutL, with translation MSSRAAIRVLPSETVNRIAAGEVVERPASVLKELLENALDAGATSLELEFAAGGIALLRLADDGSGIPREELALALERHATSKIRTLADLERDETLGFRGEALAAIASVSLLELASRVEGADSGWAITGRAGQIEAPRPVARARGTTVTVRELFGDLPARRKFLRSESGEKRRLLEVWQTYALAYPELRFLLREEGRELMQLAPAPDARARAAALLGETTARHMVPLQAAASGYALRGLITLPLVSRGNRSHQFLYLRRRPIEDRQVSHAIAQACAESLPPGRFPACLLFLEAPPGLVDVNVHPAKREVRFKDGRLVHHLVGEAIRAALGERGGLRRLLQTSEDAQLGAPRLGGVASAAGAAPAPAQAALPLAPRAPAPAAASAGGFLRLGELAGRRSGEAEREERRFWQLHDTFILTQIRGGLVIIDQHNAHERVLYDRARAALAGEPAGVQRLLFPHTVELGPAEMAAWQEQTDFFAELGFLIEAFGANTLSVLGIPDGLRRWDGGQVIRDILDEILAESGGVAERRDRALISFCCKSAIKAGEPLREEEMRELVDQLFGTANPYTCPHGRPIVIRISMDELEKRFHRRVPGD, from the coding sequence GTGAGCAGCCGCGCCGCGATCCGGGTCCTGCCGAGCGAGACCGTGAACCGCATCGCCGCCGGCGAGGTGGTCGAGCGGCCGGCCTCGGTGCTCAAGGAGCTGCTCGAGAACGCGCTCGACGCCGGAGCGACGAGCCTGGAACTCGAGTTTGCCGCGGGCGGGATCGCGCTCCTGCGCCTGGCCGACGACGGCAGCGGGATTCCCCGCGAAGAGCTGGCGCTGGCCCTCGAGCGGCACGCGACGAGCAAGATCCGCACGCTCGCCGACCTTGAGCGCGACGAGACGCTCGGCTTCCGCGGCGAGGCGCTGGCCGCCATCGCCTCGGTGTCGCTGCTCGAGCTGGCGAGCCGCGTCGAAGGCGCCGACAGCGGCTGGGCGATCACGGGGCGCGCGGGGCAGATCGAGGCGCCGCGCCCCGTCGCCCGCGCGCGCGGCACCACGGTGACCGTGCGCGAACTCTTCGGCGACCTGCCGGCCCGGCGCAAGTTCCTGCGCAGCGAGAGCGGGGAGAAGCGCCGCCTGCTCGAGGTCTGGCAGACCTACGCGCTCGCCTATCCCGAGCTGCGCTTCCTGCTGCGCGAGGAGGGCCGCGAGCTGATGCAGCTCGCGCCGGCGCCCGACGCCCGCGCCCGCGCCGCCGCGCTGCTCGGCGAGACGACGGCGAGGCACATGGTCCCCCTGCAGGCGGCCGCGAGCGGCTACGCGCTGCGCGGCCTGATCACGCTGCCCCTGGTCAGCCGGGGCAACCGCAGCCACCAGTTCCTCTACCTGCGCCGCCGGCCCATCGAGGATCGCCAGGTCAGCCACGCGATCGCCCAGGCCTGCGCGGAGTCCTTGCCGCCGGGGCGCTTCCCGGCCTGCCTGCTCTTCCTGGAAGCGCCGCCCGGGCTGGTGGACGTGAACGTCCACCCGGCCAAGCGCGAGGTGCGCTTCAAGGACGGTCGGCTCGTGCACCATCTCGTCGGGGAGGCCATCCGCGCCGCGCTGGGGGAACGCGGGGGTCTGCGGCGCCTGCTGCAAACGAGCGAGGATGCGCAGCTCGGCGCGCCGCGTCTCGGCGGGGTGGCGAGCGCAGCGGGTGCGGCGCCGGCTCCAGCGCAGGCGGCGCTGCCCCTGGCGCCGCGCGCCCCCGCTCCGGCAGCGGCGAGCGCGGGCGGCTTCCTGCGCCTGGGCGAGCTGGCCGGTCGGCGATCCGGCGAAGCGGAGCGCGAGGAACGGCGCTTCTGGCAGCTCCACGACACCTTCATCCTGACCCAGATCCGTGGCGGCCTCGTCATCATCGACCAGCACAATGCCCACGAGCGCGTGCTCTACGACCGCGCGCGCGCCGCCCTGGCCGGTGAGCCGGCCGGGGTGCAGCGCCTGCTCTTCCCGCACACCGTCGAGCTGGGGCCGGCCGAGATGGCCGCCTGGCAGGAGCAGACGGACTTCTTCGCGGAGCTGGGCTTTCTGATCGAGGCCTTCGGCGCGAACACGCTCTCGGTGCTGGGCATTCCGGACGGCCTGCGCCGCTGGGACGGCGGCCAGGTGATTCGCGACATTCTCGACGAGATCCTCGCCGAGAGCGGCGGCGTAGCCGAGCGGCGCGACCGCGCCCTGATCAGCTTCTGCTGCAAGAGCGCGATCAAGGCTGGCGAGCCGCTGCGCGAGGAGGAGATGCGCGAGCTCGTCGACCAGCTCTTCGGGACGGCGAATCCCTACACCTGCCCGCACGGGCGGCCGATCGTGATCCGCATCAGCATGGACGAGTTGGAGAAGCGCTTCCACCGGCGGGTGCCCGGCGACTGA